The DNA region AAGCTTCTTTCTGGTTCAACCTGGAGCTAAGTCATGGATGCAGCTGGCTGAGTTCCGTCTCATACCTGACTTCACTCTAGGAACTAAACTTGGACAGAATAAAATTGGCAGTACCAAATTTTCATCCAATTATTCCATAATATTAGTTCCAAGCACTGAACCCAAGCAACAATTGATCTTAATCTTCTGTTATTTTGCCttccaaaatattttgaaagaaTTTCATTGACTAGGCCATATGGTTGTATTGTCTCAGCAAGATGAGGCTCTTAATCTTCTTGGGTGCCAAGATTGTTTTAATATAATGCCTTCTAAGAGGAACCATACTCAAATGACTTATTCTAGTACCGTTGGAATAACAGTAGAATGCTAAACCATATATAGAAAAATTGACATGTGAAAACTGAAATACTTACCTAATCTTGCGTGTTACTTGATACAATCCTGTCCCCGCCATAAAAATACTATTACCAAAAAGATTCCAGTTTTTCTGTAACATCAGAGCAGTATAATGAATAAATTAGAACGAGCTAGtccaaattatatatggatTGGGAAAGGAAaacttaatggaaaaaaaagtacaaagaaAAGCATCAAATGAAGGGTTGTCTTCAGCAGAATTAGCATGAGAATATAAGTACCACTATGTTCCCAATGATCAAGGCTAAAGCATTACTGCCTGTGTAATTATCCCTGTTCCTCCCTcacattttttataaagatgacttaacaacaagaaaatgattttttaaggatgatattcaagataaaataaaacctcagaaacctttaaaaaaaaaaaaatctaacaaatatAACATTTTCCTATTGTTGTTCTGTCTTCTTTCTAAATTCTaagatgaatttttttatcACACTGACATTTGAACATCGATATTAATCCATGTTTTTGCCTGCAAGTCTGAACTTCTAATTTTTGGGGTCAAAAAGatcttttaaatttgaaaggaaGATCAAACCGGTGGAGAAATATGATACATAGTGTAAACCGATTAATTTCCAATCTTTAGGGATATCATTATTACAGCCTTCTTACTAAAGTCTCTTTTGGTTCCCAATATATGTCAAGCGGAAGATTCTAATTGAATCCTCCTTCAAGATGGGAAAATCTGGATTGGGTTCAATGTACCGCATCTATTCACTTTTGTAAGAATGCCAATGCAGAACAACCATCACTCATCTCTTCTTACTCTCACCCCCTCCCCTTCCAATTTTCCCTCCCAATGCTTCTCTCTCTGTATAAAAACTTGGGCTTCAAGGTCCTCATATAGCTTTGGATTCAACCTCCTGGTCTTATTTAAGAACTTCAAAATTCTGACAATCACACACACAAGGGTAAGATCTTAACCAAAACAGTAACTTTCTTGAATCTTAAACATTAATTAGTCTGTAAAGATGCAGCCCAACAATTTCAGAGTAATCAAAACAACCTAGAGGCCAATAAATATTATGCTTAACAATTAATATGCAtgataacaaaacaaaagttttCTAGAACTTGTTAAAGTGATAGAATGCCTGGGGGGAAAAGTGATAATGACACAATTTGCACAGAATATGGCAAATGGTTACTGGTAGTATATGATTGAATTGAACTTAATCAAGTATAAACCCATATCATGAAGCAGCTATTATAATTGAGGAGCAAAGCACCTTCATGCCATTATGAACAGggatattacaaaaaaattgcTTAGAAAACAAGCTGTATTGTTATGTTATAGAACAAGaatatacaaataaaaagttttgcaattttaagagaaaaactTTTCAAACATTGATCAGTATTTGAATCCAGTATCTTCAAAGCTAAGAGGTAACCATACTGGAGTAATCACCATGCTGTAGCGTGAATAAATAAGTCCAGTACACATAAGAGCTGCAGAAGAGTTGTGATATGCCATCAATTTAGTGATATGGCACAAAAAGTCTGGGACAAGGCCagatcttttaaaaaaatgaaattagaaatcAGTCAATGCAGCATATGCTAATTCAACATTATAAGGTGCATACCAACTTGCTGAGGATAAGAGATCCTTTCAGGTGGCTCTGAGAAGTCAACAATGTTTGCAATACTGATGCCCCATTTAACAGTTGGAGCCCAGAAGAAAACTGCAATCGTTATGACATATTCTTAAGAATGGATACACTAAAATTACAAGCAATGACTCTGTATTATACCATACTAGACAAGAATCACTGTATAAGGCAAATGAGAAGGGCAGAAGTTCTATTTTGTTGAACTAGCTATCTCAGCATCAGTCAGCATTATTAAGTAGGCAACTTGATCAAACGGTTGGGATAAGGCATCAATGAATAATTAGTGTAGGATTGACAGCAATCAGTAGTAATGAAGGGATAATAGGTTTTAAGTTAACAGTGTAGGCTGCTCTAAGACTTAACAGTGTAGCTGAGTTTTTCTGAAAAAGTTTATTATCTCTATATATAAGATTCTAATAtttctttttgcctttttgaAAATGGGAAATGGTatataaaggaagaaagagaacaGACATTTTGCATTATTATTAGCATTTTGTAATGAAATTGTTCTGCGTTTTGAATCAAAGAAATTGCAATCGAACTTGAGATTGAAATTCATTAGGCTAGTAGTTAACTACAATAACTCTGTGCTTCAGTCCTTTCCAACACTCTCAACAAATTGCCCCTAGAAAGaactagaaattattttcaatgGAAAGAATTGCTTGTATACGAAAAAAAATGCTTTGCTGTTTAGAACATGGTGGTATTATCTGCCTAAAGAATACAGAGAATTAACTACCATAATGACCTAAAAGAGAACTAACACGCTTTCCAACCATTCTGGTAACATTAGTACAGCgtataatttcatatattttactGCATGTTTCCAGGGAGAGTGACAGGAAGAAATCCTCTTTAATATTATATCAAGAACTTCATGCAAAAACCAGTTTTACAGTAAAAATGGCTTATCAACCATTAGATATTTTGATTATTGGATTTTACTAACGTATACCTTTAGGGCATATCTTAGTAaatcatttttggaaaaattttatagGAAGTTGAAAAAACTGTCGAACTTTctgacagctttttcaattcctGATAAACACTTTCCAAAAACGGATTTGTTAATGTATGGCTTAAAGACatacattaaccggacccttGATTATTTGCATGAATTACACACAAAACCCAGTTGCCaaaatgtaacattttttgGCCAGTCTTGAATAATATTATGATTAAAATCATCACGGAGGATTTGGTGACTGATCTATGAAAGTATATGAAGAAAAATGACAGAACTCAatgaataagaaagaaaagagggaaCAAACTGGTCTTGGGGCCAGCAGGGTGATTCCAGAAAGATTGTAGCTTGGACCCCGCCATTGGGATcaatctctcttccttttgtgGCTTCTCAGGTACTATGGGAAAGGAGAGCGACTTTAACTCACAAtgaccttaaaaaaaaaaaacaattggaaCTGACTGATTCAAGAAAAGGGTGCAACTCTATAGTCTATACGACCAAGAAAACAAATTGTCATTGAATATATTATTTAGGGGAGCCTTGATGGTACAACACTACCAATCAGGAAGGTTGCTTATCTTGGGAGTCTTGGACAAAACCACCAATGTTACATACATaggtaacttaccaataaaaaagattatcATAATGAATCATCTATTGTTGACTTCGAATCAAGTTGCACATCAGAAAACTACCAAAATGGCTGATCCACAATGCCAAATGTATAACAGAAAAAGTTATTTAATGAATCATCTCTTGTTGATTTCCAATCAAGTTGCACATCAGAATACTTCCCAAAATGGCTGATCCACAATGGCAaatgtataaaagaaaaagaatctatCTGGACCTTTATCATCCACAATTCAACcttcaagaagaaaaaatttaggTGGAAGGGGGAAGAAAGAACACAATTAAATGAAAAACTACAAGTTTGAATAGGAAATCTTTCAACATCATCTCAAATCTATACAAAGCTTACCAAGACATTTAGGAACCTGTCTACCCAATTCAATTACAACAAACAATACACAGAACAAGGCATCTACAACATCAGATCGTTGACTATTCCTCCATGCTAGCCCAACTGGAGCACTAATTAACTACAATTACAGCTAAGAATTACCAGAaagacacccaaaaaaaaaaaaacagtggcCCGTTGAGAATGTAACATGAAATTGAGTTGAAAATATACAAATGCTGGCAACACAAAAACATCTTAATATATGTATCGGAGATTtttgttagaagttaaacttgTTTGTAATTAATCCTTCATAAATAAGTGAGTTTCATAAGTTAATGTAGTGGGAAGTTTATTTAAGTTATGTGTGAGATTTATGAATGtaagagttagaaaataaatgtagtgAGAGTTAAAGGTTGGATGGTGTACTATATAAACCCATTCATCCGTCAAGTTCTAAGCAAGAGTTGAGAAATACAAAACCTTAAAGAGTTGAAGAGAAATACAAAACCTTAAAGAGTTCTAACTCTtccctctccactctctctctatttatttaatttgttagtgTGAGTCTCTTCTACACACTAAGTAGTGTGTGGATATTTGTGAGAGTAACTGAGGAAAGGCCCAtcagtattttgttttatttccaacaaagtggtatcagagccaattGGTTCGTGGTGAGAATGGCTATTGCTAATGGGATGGTGTCATTCCAATTTCCTCGACTTACCAAACAAAACTTTGAAAATTGGAGTATCCGAATGAAGGCGTTGCTCGGATCCCAAGATGTGTGGGAGATTGTGGAGAAAGGTTATGTGGAGTCACAAGATGAAGAATCTTTAACCCCAAACCAAAAGGAAGCCTTGTAAAAAGCTCGAAAGAAAGATCAACAAGCACTTACGTTGATCTATCAAGGCTTGGATGAAACTATGTTCGAGAAAGTTGCAAATGCAACTTCATCCAAGCAAGCATGGGAGATTCTTAAAAACTCTCTAACGGgagttgataaagtgaagaaagtTCGCCTTCAAACATTGAGAGGTgagtttgaaggtttgcacATGAAAGAATCTGAATCTATTTCAGATTATTTTTCAAGGGTGTTGGCAATTGTAAATCAATTGAAGAGATATGGTGAGAACTTGGATGATGTCCGTGTGGTAGAAAAAATTCTACGGTCATTAACTTCTAAGTTGGACTATATCGTTGTGgcgattgaggaatcaaaagacTTGGAGTCAGTGACCATTGATCAACTCATGGGATCATTACAAGCCCATGAAGAAAGGCTTAATAAGAAGAAGCAAGAGCCTTTGGAGCAAGTCCTACAAGCAAAGCTCACCTTGAATGAGAAAGGTTGGCGTGAAAGTAGCCAAAGAGGCCGAGGACATGGACGTGGTAGAGGGAGAGGATCTGGAGGAAGAAATGGTCAAAACTCTCCCAATTATGAAGAGAGGGGTCAAAGTTCAAAATCCACAAGAGATCATGGAAGAGGAAGTTTCTCAAGACCATATAAAAGAAGGTATGATAAGTCTAATATCAAATGTTATAATTGTCAAAAGTATGGGCATTATGCTTCTGAATGTAAAAATGCCGCTAACACTATTGAGGAGAAAGCTAACTATgttgaagataaaaatgaagaaGTGGAGCCGactttgttgttggcatacAAAGGAGAAGGCAAAGAAGAAAATGGTGCGTGGTATCTTGACTCTGGTGCTAGCAACCATATGTGTGGGAATAAAAGGATGTTTATGGAGATTGATGAATCGGTAGTCGGGAGTGTTACCTTTGGTGACTCATCCAAAGTTTCAGTGAAGGGGATAGGTAAAATTCTTATCCGTTTAAAGAATGGAGATCATCAATTTATTTCTGATGTATATTATGTGCCAAGCATGAAAACTAATATTTTGAGCTTAGGACAACTTCTTGAGAAAAACTATGATATCCAGTTGAAAGATCGTAGTTGCTTAATAAGGGATCATCGAAATAATGTGATAGCTAATGTGCCTATGACAAGAAATAGAATGTTCTTGTTAAATATTCAAACTGATGCTATTAGATGTCTGAAGGCTTGTTTTAAAGATTCTTCTTGGCTTTGGCATCTAAGATTTGGGCATTTAAACTTTGGAGGACTACGGTTGTTGACAAAGATGAAGATGGTGAGAGGATTGCCTTACATTGAGCATCCTAACCAGCTTTGTGAAGGATGTCTCCTTGGCAAGCAATCAAGGAAAAGCTTTCCAAAAGAAGCTAGTACAAGATCAACCAAGCCATTGCAACTTGTTCATACTGATGTGTGTGGACCTATCAAGCCATCATCACTTGGTAAAAGTAACtactttcttctctttattgatgattttagtagaaaaacatgggtttattttttgaagcaGAAATCTGAAGCATTTGGtgcatttaagaaatttaaggcATTTGTAGAAAAGCAGAGTGGTCATGAAATTAAGGCCTTAAGATCTGATAGAGGAGGCGAATTCACATCAAATGaattcaaagaattttgtgAAGCAAATGGGATTTGCCGCCCTCTAACAGTTCCAAGGTCACCACAACagaatggtgtagcagaaagaaagaATCGCTCAATTCTTAATATGGCTAGAAGCATGTTGAAGAGCAAGAAAATGCCTAAAGAATTTTGGGCTGAAGCTATAGATTGTGCAATCTATTTGTCCAATCGTTGCCCCACAAGAAGTGTACAAGGAAAAACCCCACAACAAGCTTGGAGTAGGAAGAAGCCTACAGTTTCCCATCTTCGTGTGTTTGGGAGCATTGCATATGCACATGTACCAGATCAAGAGAGATCCAAGCTAGATGATAAAAGCAAGAAGTATGTGTTCATTGGCTATGATCCAAGCTCTAAGGGCTATAAGCTCTATAATCCGAGTACTGGAAAAGTCATTGTTAGTCGAGATGTGGAATTCGACGAAGAAGGCACATGGGATTGGAGTACCCAAGAAGAGGAGAAGTATGATTTCTTTCCTCTATCTGAAGAGGAAGATCAAGGGAATGAAGTTCAGGAAGAGCCTACCACTCCACCTCCATCACCAGCAGCATCATCTCCCATTCATGAAagtccatcatcatcatctttactAGAAGGAAGTTCTAGTGAAAgaccaagaaaaatgagaagtatCCAGGATCTTTATGATTCAACAGAGATTACTGATGATGTAACACTTTTTTGGCTGTTTGCTGATTGTGAACCTACAGGATTTGAAGAAGCAATGCGAGacaaaaaatggagaaatgCTATGGATGAAGAGATAAAGGCAATAAAGAAGAATGATACATGGGAGCTTGCAACTCTTCCAACTGGAAAGAAGACAATTGGTGTAAAATGGTTGTACAAGTTGAAAAAGAATGCAAAAGGAGAGGTAGAGAGATACAAAGCAAGATTGGTGGTGAAAGGGTATAGTCAACAGCAAGGTGTTGATTATGATGAGGTATTTGCCCCAGTTGCTCGTTTGGAAACTATACGATTGCTAATTTCTTTAGCAGCTCAGAATCAATGGAGAATttttcaaatggatgtaaaatccGCATTTTTGAATGGCTACCTTGAGGAAGAACTTTATGTTGAGCAGCCTATAGGCTATGTTGTAGAGGGGCAGGAAGATAAAGTTTTGAAGTTAAAGAAAGCTCTATATGGCCTAAAACAGGCACCAAGAGCTTGGAATAGTAGAATTGACAAATACTTCCAAGTTAATGGGTTTTCTAAATGCTCACATGAACATGCGCTTTATTATAAGGTGCATACAAATGGAGATATCTTAATTGTTTGTCTGTATgtagatgatttgatttttacagGCAACAATCCAAGtatgtttgaagacttcaagaaatcAATGACTAAGGAGTTTGAAATGACAGATATTGGACTTATGGCCTATTATCTTGGCATTGAAGTGAAGCAGATGGAGGATGGGATTTTTATTTCCCAAGAAGGTTATGCAAAGGATATTCTCGAGAAGTTTGAGATGCTAAATTCCAATCCAGTTAGCACCCCTGTAGAATGTGGAGTGAAGTTGTCAAAGCATGTTGATGAAGAGAAGGTTAATCCAACATTCTTCAAAAGTTTGATCGGAAGTCTGAGGTATCTAACATGCACAAGACCAGACATTCTTTTTGGCGTTGGACTAGTTAGTCGTTACATGGAAGCACCGAAGATGACTCATTTGAAGACTGCCAAGAGAATTCTTCGCTATTTAAAAGGTACACTGGATTATGGATTGTTGTATTCACCCTCTAAAGATTTTAAACTTGTTGGCTACAGTGATAGTGATTGGGCCGGAGATACGGATGATAGAAAGAGTACTACTGGTTTTGTATTCTATATGGGTAATACTGCATTTACATGGATGTCCAAAAAGCAGCCAATCGTGACGCTTTCCACTTGTGAAGCTGAGTACGTTGCAGCTACCTCCAGTGTTTGTCATGCAAAGTGGCTTAGAAGTTTATTGAAAGAGTTGCAAATGTTTCAAGAAGAAGCTACGAAGATATTTGTGGACAATAAGTCTGCACTAGCTCTTGCAAAGAATCCAGTCTTTCATGACCGAAGCAAGCACATTGACACAAGGTATCATTTTATTCGAGAATGTATTGCAAGAAAAGAAGTTCATCTTGAGTTCGTGAAGTCACATGATCAGGTTGCAGATATACTCACTAAACCACTCAAGTATGACACATTCAACAAGCTGCGAGCCTTACTTGGAGTAATCAAGAAAACAAGTTTAAGGGGGGAtgttagaagttaaacttgTTTGTAATTAATCCTTCATAAATAAGTGAGTTTCATAAGTTAATGTAGTGGGAAGTTTATTTAAGTTATGTGTGAGATTTATGAATGtaagagttagaaaataaatgtagtgAGAGTTAAAGGTTGGATGGTGTACTATATAAACCCATTCATCCGTCAAGTTCTAAGCAAGAGTTGAGAAATACAAAACCTTAAAGAGTTGAAGAGAAATACAAAACCTTAAAGAGTTCTAACTCTtccctctccactctctctctatttatttaatttgttagtgTGAGTCTCTTCTACACACTAAGTAGTGTGTGGATATTTGTGAGAGTAACTGAGGAAAGGCCCAtcagtattttgttttatttccaacAATTTTTGTTATCATTCTTTTGCAACAGCTGCTTCCGTCTCAGAAAAGTAATCATGCCTGAAAAATTAAGATAGAGTTACTAAAAGCATagatatatttgtttttggttaacATAGACATGagttataaacttttttttttttttgataggttgaCATGAGTTATTAAATTGAACCACTAAAGACTTGTAGGTGTGACTGAAACTTCAGTGGCTGTAGCAAGCTCCTTTCTGTTTCAACCCAGAGCTGACCCAGGGCTGGCCAAGCTCAGGCTCAGACACCAACTCAAAAGGAAGTTTTGGGCTGAATAACTACTTACTTAATTTTGCGTGTTAGCTGATACAAGCCTGTCCCTGCCATTGCAACATTAACACTAAAAAGATTCCAGTTTTTCTGCAATATCAAGAAATTTTTATTGCTAACCCAGAGAAAAaaaggtgggggggggggggggggagttaaATAATTCAGAATCAACTGCAAGACTTAGTCCAAATAGACTTCAGATTTTGGAAGGACTGTATAATGATAAATGAAAACTTTTCTTCAGAAACATATGCATCAGAATATAAGAACCATAATGCACCGATTCATATATAAAAGACTTCTGAATTACAAAGGCAATAGCACTACTACACGAGTGATTATATGCGCAAGCATCTTTCcttatgattaatttttctttaagatGACTTGGCAACATCACAATGACTTTGAGTATGATATGcaatacaaaatgaagctgcaGGAACCTCCATCTAGGGCTATAAATGAACTGagttgtttataaaaaaaaacaacttggGCTCAGCTCAAGAAAAAAAGTTCATTTATGTTCATTCATTTAGCAAATAAGTCAAATTCAAGTCTAAGTTTGGACTAGAAATTAAACAAACCAAGCTCAAACATAATATTGTGCTTGTGAATAAGCTCGCAAGCATAAGGCTTATAATATCATATGTTTATATGtataaatgtttaaaatataCTTACATAGTCTTGAGGTTGGattttgtaagtttgtaaatGAGTTCATAgatttcaaattattatttgcaatttattgataatataaataatccattttgtagtaaaaatatatatgtttttaataataCAAGGTTGGTGAATCTAATCTTCATAACTTTATAAGTGGAAAATATTTCTATCtaactcaaataataaataatttcaactataatatacttattaattattagcatATATTTGTGAAGGATTAAAGTTTTTTAGACATagtctttattatatatataaaaaaataataaattaatcaagtagCTAGTAAACAAACTTAAGCTTGTTTGacaagaaaatgtaatctaatttGGTACTGAATTCGAACTTGGCttgtattcaaaataaatttaatgaacaATCATGAACTTTTAATACTCGGTTTAGCTTCACTCGTTTACTGCCACCTCCATTTGCATAGGCTTGGGCTTCTATGTCCTGATTAACTTATAGTTGAACTCCTAGGTCTTCATTTTGAAACTTAAACTTCCGCTCATCACACTCCCAAAGGGTAAGATCTAAATTCAGATGTGGTATTTTTCTTGAGCGTAAGATATTCCATAAAGACAGACCTAACACCTATAAATTAATCATTAAATCCTATAAATTATGCCTAACAACCTATAGACACGAGCTCAAAAGTTTAATGATAAAGAAACAGGAGGTTTTATAAATAGACATAGAATGCTTGGGGTAAAAGTCATCAACATTTTTTTGTGCTTACAATATGGTGAATGCAAAGttgaatataaaattatatatgtcaTGCAAATTTAA from Castanea sativa cultivar Marrone di Chiusa Pesio chromosome 6, ASM4071231v1 includes:
- the LOC142641266 gene encoding mitochondrial pyruvate carrier 4-like isoform X3, with product MAGSKLQSFWNHPAGPKTIFFWAPTVKWGISIANIVDFSEPPERISYPQQVALMCTGLIYSRYSMVITPKNWNLFGNSIFMAGTGLYQVTRKIRHDYMAEVTEAKE